Genomic DNA from Comamonas resistens:
CATGTCGGGATACATGCGCCGCCACCATTGCGCCGCGCAGTGCTCGGGAGATCCGCTCTGGCCGGCCAGACGCAGGAACTCCTCGTTCCAGTAGACAAACCGGCCCTGATGATCTTCCATGACCAAGCCCACGGGCAGGCGCTGCATGAGATTGCGCAGCTGTTGATGGCCCTCGCGCTCCATCTGTTCAAGCCGCTTGCGCCCGCTAATGTCCTGCACCAGCACCAGAATGCGCCTGGCCTCTTGCGAACCATCGAGAAAAACGGTCAGCTCCACCCAGAGCTGGCTGCCATCACGGGCACGCAGGCGGAACTCACCCGAACCATGCGGGAACTGCTGCAGGTTGACCGTGTCCATCAACGATGCGCAGCCCGCCCGGTCTTCGGGAGCGAGCATTTCCAGCACATTGCGCGAGACCAGTTCCTGCTCGGCATGGCCTGTCAAACGGCAGTAATGCGCATTCACCTTGAGGATGCCGCGACTGTCCAGATCCACTTCCACCACGCCCAGCGCAGCCTGCTCGCACATGGCATGAAAACGTGCATCGCTTTGCTTGTGTGCCTGCTTTGAAGAGCGTATGCGCCGCAGCCAGCTGAATCGGCTTTGCCACCAGCCCGAAATCCCGAAGGCCGCCAGCAAGCCCAGCAAAGCTCCCAAGGCAAGAACAGCCCAGGGCATGGCCTTCTCCAACCAGGCAGTGCTGCCTATCGCAGACTTGAACTGCAGCAGCCAGACCCGGTCATAGACATGCAGCCTGCGCTCCAGCGGGAGTGCGGCCGCGAAATCGGCGTCTTCCGTGTTGGCAGCCCAGATCGAACCGGTGTAGAGCGTTTTCTCCACCACCGGCCCGGCCCCGGCAGCGCCAGATGTCTGAATCGGCCCCAAATCCTGGATCTTCAGCGCCACATGCGGATAGACATTGGCGGGCACCAGACCGAGGGCAAAGTCGGACAGGCGCACCGTGGCATTCACGATTCCCTGCAGCTGCGGCACCGCCTCTTCACCCTGGCTGGATTGCGGCCCGAAGACGGGACGCCGCAAAAGCACTCCCAAGGGACTGCCTGAGACCTGATGAAGATGATAGGCACCGGAAACAGCCATGGAGCGGGATCTCCAGGCCGACTGTAAAGACTGCCAGACGGCGGCCGCCGGCCTGACGTCATGACCTTTGAGCATCTCATTGCCCTTGTAGGGCCACACAGCCGAGGTCTCGAAGTGAAAAGGCGGCTCCCCCGCATCCGCATGGGGGTTGGGTTCGGTCACCCTTGTCAGGCTCAGGGCCTGCAAGCCATGCAGCCGCACCTGCGATAGCGCATGGTGTGCCTGCTGAGCAAACAGCTGCGGGCTCTCATTGACGCTGCCGCTCAAGGAGCTGCTCAATTGTTCCAGCACATCGGCATAGACCGCCAGGCGCTGTTCCAGCGCCTGCACTGCAAGCTCGGCACCGTTTTGCAAACGCAATTGGGCCCGGCTTTGCATGCTGCTGTGCAGTTGCCAGGCTCCCATCGCGCCACAACCCATACCCATCGCCAGCGCTGCCAGAGCCAGCATGGAACGATGTCTTTCCAACGATGAACGAAGAACGAAACGCGACATGCGAGGAAACGGAACCCGAATATGAAAAGCCGCCCGTCCTGCCATCCGAGCGCACCGGCTCAGATGTCCAACGGCCGAAAGCAGAACGTTGGCGCACAGTTTGTAGGAATCAACTTACAAAGCCATGACCTTAGCGCCAAGTGATTTCCCTGAGACTACAGCGCATCTTGCCTGAGGACATCGGCTCTACCAGCCTTCATCGCAGATGAGCGCATAAGAAAGCGCTTCAAAATCAAGAGCATTTCATGCATCTCGCCCCTGACGAATGTCAATTTTTGTGAATATTTCAGGCGCTCGATCCGCGTTTCTTTTTTGCAGAACTGTTTCTTTTTAACAACGAATTGTAATATTCGGGGTTTGAACCCTTCGGCGCATCGCAGACCTCGGCCTTGAAGCATTCGGGCAACAGCGGACAATGACAGGCATCATGGCCACCATCACCAGCCTGCTCATCGTCTATCACTCTCTGACCGGAGGCACCCGGCAGATGGCCGAGGCTGCAGCGACCGGCGCGGGTACCGAAACGGGGATGGAGGTGCGGCTCTTGCCCGCCCATCAGGCCGGCCCCCAGGATTTGCTGGCAGCGCAGGGCTATCTGTTTGCCGCGCCAGAGAATCTGGCTGCAGTGAGCGGCATCATGAAGGACTTCTTTGACCGCAGCTACTACGGCGCGCTGGATCGCATTCAGGGCCGCCCCTATGCCAGCCTGATCTGCGCGGGCAGCGATGGCCGCAATGCCGCACGGCAGATCGAGCGCATCTGTACTGGCTGGCGACTCAAGCCCGTGGCCGAGCCGCTGATTGTCTGCACCCATGCCCAGACACCCGAAGCCATACTCGCGCCCAAGCACATCACCCCCGAAGAGCTGCTGCGCTGCAGGGAGCTGGGGCAGTCAATGGCAGCGGGGCTGGTGATGGGTATTTTTTAAGCAAGCAGCCCATCCCTCTGCAGCCCTCGGTCCAAACGTGCTCTGACAAGCACACAATCACGGCTCAAACCATCGTGACCTTGCCATGACACCTTTTATCGCCGCCATTTTGGGCGGCATTTTGTGCGCCCTTATCGCTGCAGCATTTCTGACCCCTCTGACATTCCGCATTCCTCTGGGTATTTCCCGTCAATGGGCACGTGAAGTCGATGAATATGCGGAGCTTGAACTCAGCGGAGACAACCTCGCCGCCGCCCCACTCACACGCACTCAGTCGGTGCTATTGATTCTTGCCTCTGCTCTACTGGGCTGCGCTACGGTAGCCACAAAGGGACTGCAAGCGGAAGGCATGGCACTGGCCTTCTACTTTTTGAGCCTTCTGCTCCTGGTCGCCATCAATATGAAGGCCCTGCTGCTTCCAGACATCGTTGTACTGCCAGTCCTCTGGGCCGGGCTGCTCTATCACGCTCAAGCAGGTTCAGCTGCCGAGCATATCTATGGTGCAGCTGCCGCCTATCTGGCGCCGTTTCTGCTGACGACCGCACTGCAGCGCTTTACCGGAAAAGGACTCATAGGCCATGGAGATCTCAAAACCATGGCCATGGCAGGCGCCTGGTTCGGCCTTGCGAGCCTGCCCTTGTTTTTTATGGGATTTGTTGCGGGATTTGCGCTTTGGAT
This window encodes:
- a CDS encoding flavodoxin family protein, with protein sequence MATITSLLIVYHSLTGGTRQMAEAAATGAGTETGMEVRLLPAHQAGPQDLLAAQGYLFAAPENLAAVSGIMKDFFDRSYYGALDRIQGRPYASLICAGSDGRNAARQIERICTGWRLKPVAEPLIVCTHAQTPEAILAPKHITPEELLRCRELGQSMAAGLVMGIF
- a CDS encoding prepilin peptidase; its protein translation is MTPFIAAILGGILCALIAAAFLTPLTFRIPLGISRQWAREVDEYAELELSGDNLAAAPLTRTQSVLLILASALLGCATVATKGLQAEGMALAFYFLSLLLLVAINMKALLLPDIVVLPVLWAGLLYHAQAGSAAEHIYGAAAAYLAPFLLTTALQRFTGKGLIGHGDLKTMAMAGAWFGLASLPLFFMGFVAGFALWIVLLLIRGQRTQGPICSGPAHLAGGLTAAFCSMPVAPFT